A stretch of the Chelonoidis abingdonii isolate Lonesome George chromosome 11, CheloAbing_2.0, whole genome shotgun sequence genome encodes the following:
- the TIMM17B gene encoding mitochondrial import inner membrane translocase subunit Tim17-B has translation MEEYAREPCPWRIVDDCGGAFTMGMIGGGVFQAVKGFRNAPVGVRHRFKGSVSAIRIRAPQIGGSFAVWGGLFSTIDCGLVKMRGKEDPWNSIASGALTGAVLASRSGPLAMVGSAMMGGILLALIEGVGILLTRYTAQQFQNSNPFGEDPSQLPLKDSPAPPGYPGYGQYQ, from the exons CCCATGGCGCATTGTGGATGACTGCGGCGGTGCCTTCACCATGGGAATGATCGGTGGGGGGGTCTTCCAGGCCGTCAAGGGCTTCCGGAATGCCCCCGTG GGCGTCCGACACCGGTTCAAAGGGAGCGTCAGTGCCATCCGCATCAGAGCGCCACAGATAGGAG gcaGCTTTGCCGTCTGGGGGGGCCTTTTCTCCACCATTGACTGCGGCCTAGTGAAGATGAGGGGGAAGGAAGATCCCTGGAACTCGATCGCCAGCGGGGCGCTCACGGGGGCTGTGCTCGCTTCCCGCA GTGGTCCATTAGCCATGGTTGGCTCAGCCATGATGGGGGGCATTTTACTGGCCTTGATAGAAGGAGTCGGGATCTTACTCACCAGATACACGGCCCAGCAATTCCAGAACT CTAACCCATTTGGTGAAGACCCCAGTCAGCTGCCCCTGAAAGACAGCCCAGCACCTCCAGGATACCCGGGCTACGGACAATATCAATGA